A single window of Mycolicibacterium madagascariense DNA harbors:
- a CDS encoding YebC/PmpR family DNA-binding transcriptional regulator has product MSGHSKWATTKHQKAVKDARRGKEFARLIKNIEVAARTGGGDPSGNPTLYDAIQKAKKTSVPNDNIERARKRGAGEEAGGADWQPITYEGYGPNGVAVLIECLTDNKNRAASEVRIAMTRNGGNMADPGSVSYLFTRKGVVTLEKNGLTEDDVLTAVLEAGAEDVHDLGDTFEVISEPTDLTAVRAALQDAGIEYDSADANFQPSVSVPVDLEGARKVLKLVDALEDSDDVQDVWTNVDIPDDVAAQLDED; this is encoded by the coding sequence ATGAGCGGCCATTCCAAGTGGGCCACCACCAAGCACCAGAAGGCCGTCAAGGACGCGCGCCGTGGCAAGGAGTTCGCCCGCCTGATCAAGAACATCGAGGTCGCCGCGCGCACCGGTGGCGGTGACCCCAGCGGCAACCCGACGCTGTACGACGCCATCCAGAAGGCCAAGAAGACGTCGGTTCCCAACGACAACATCGAGCGCGCCCGCAAGCGCGGTGCCGGTGAAGAGGCCGGTGGCGCCGACTGGCAGCCCATCACCTACGAGGGCTACGGGCCCAACGGCGTCGCGGTCCTCATCGAGTGCCTGACGGACAACAAGAACCGTGCGGCCAGCGAAGTGCGCATCGCCATGACCCGCAACGGCGGCAACATGGCCGACCCGGGATCGGTGTCCTACCTCTTCACGCGCAAGGGCGTCGTCACGCTCGAGAAGAACGGTCTGACCGAGGACGACGTGCTGACCGCGGTGCTCGAGGCGGGCGCCGAGGACGTCCACGACCTCGGCGACACCTTCGAAGTCATCTCCGAGCCGACCGATCTGACGGCGGTGCGGGCGGCCCTGCAGGACGCGGGCATCGAATACGACTCCGCCGACGCCAACTTCCAGCCGTCGGTCAGCGTGCCGGTCGACCTCGAGGGTGCCCGCAAGGTGCTCAAGCTGGTCGACGCCCTCGAGGACAGCGACGACGTGCAGGACGTCTGGACCAACGTCGACATCCCCGACGACGTCGCGGCCCAACTCGACGAGGATTAG
- a CDS encoding NAD(P)H-binding protein, whose translation MTVNDSSKRVVIAGGHGKIALILERLLADRGDSVAGLIRNPDQTEDLRSAGAEAIVLDLEKATVDEVAERLGGADAVVFAAGAGPGSGVDRKTTVDRDAAILLADAAEAAGVTRYLMVSAIGADGPPPEGSDEVFVAYLRAKAAADAAVLAKPALHATIVRPGHLTDEPGTGRVRVADSTGSGSIPRADVAAMLVALLDAPATSGVTFELISGDTTIAEAVSVLSG comes from the coding sequence ATGACCGTCAACGACTCATCGAAGCGCGTCGTCATCGCCGGCGGGCACGGCAAGATCGCCCTTATCCTGGAGCGGCTGCTCGCCGACCGCGGGGACTCCGTTGCCGGCCTCATCCGCAACCCCGACCAGACCGAGGATCTGCGCAGCGCGGGCGCCGAGGCGATCGTCCTGGACCTGGAGAAGGCGACCGTCGACGAGGTCGCCGAGCGGCTCGGCGGCGCCGATGCGGTCGTGTTCGCGGCGGGCGCGGGCCCCGGCAGCGGGGTCGACAGGAAGACGACCGTGGACCGCGACGCGGCGATCCTGCTCGCCGACGCCGCCGAGGCCGCGGGCGTGACCCGCTACCTCATGGTGTCGGCGATCGGCGCCGACGGCCCGCCGCCGGAGGGGTCCGACGAGGTCTTCGTCGCCTACCTGCGCGCCAAGGCCGCAGCGGATGCGGCGGTGCTGGCCAAGCCTGCGTTGCACGCGACGATCGTGCGGCCCGGACACCTGACCGACGAGCCCGGCACCGGACGGGTCCGCGTCGCCGACTCGACCGGCAGCGGAAGCATTCCGCGGGCCGACGTCGCCGCGATGCTGGTCGCCCTGCTCGACGCACCGGCGACCAGCGGCGTCACCTTCGAACTGATCTCCGGTGACACCACGATCGCCGAGGCGGTCTCGGTGTTGAGCGGCTAA